The Anabaena sp. WA102 genome contains a region encoding:
- a CDS encoding DUF3368 domain-containing protein: MIIISNTSPISNLAAIGQLTLLQQLYGNIIIPPAVYQEILASGSTDPGTLALQTLNWIEVMPVTNVILVQTLQTILDPGEAEAISLAVELNADRLIIDERKGRNEAIKSGLQVTGILGILLAAKQQGIIHLVKPILDDLIANGFWIREQLYAEVLLVAGE; the protein is encoded by the coding sequence ATGATTATTATTAGCAATACATCACCTATCAGTAACCTCGCTGCGATTGGACAATTAACTTTGTTGCAGCAACTCTATGGTAATATCATTATTCCACCAGCAGTCTATCAGGAAATTCTTGCTTCTGGTAGTACAGATCCAGGTACACTAGCACTTCAAACTCTCAATTGGATTGAAGTTATGCCAGTTACAAATGTTATCCTAGTTCAGACTCTACAAACAATTTTAGATCCAGGTGAAGCAGAAGCGATTTCTCTTGCTGTTGAGTTAAATGCTGATAGACTGATTATTGATGAGCGAAAAGGTAGAAATGAAGCAATAAAGTCCGGTTTACAGGTTACTGGAATCTTAGGTATTTTATTAGCAGCTAAACAACAAGGGATTATTCATCTGGTAAAACCGATATTAGATGATTTGATTGCTAATGGTTTCTGGATTCGTGAACAGTTGTATGCAGAAGTTTTATTAGTTGCAGGAGAATAG
- a CDS encoding UPF0175 family protein has product MSIVITDEVLQTIKMSDKELIQEIAILLFEQERFTLGQASHFVGMNQLEFQRLLASRKIPIHYDIAEFREDVKSLKANNWR; this is encoded by the coding sequence ATGAGTATTGTGATTACAGATGAAGTTTTGCAGACAATTAAAATGTCTGACAAAGAATTAATTCAAGAAATAGCAATTTTGCTCTTTGAACAAGAACGGTTTACTTTAGGACAAGCGAGCCATTTTGTAGGTATGAATCAACTTGAATTTCAACGATTACTTGCTAGTCGAAAAATTCCCATTCACTATGATATTGCTGAATTTAGGGAAGATGTAAAAAGTTTGAAAGCTAATAATTGGCGATGA